The Prunus persica cultivar Lovell chromosome G7, Prunus_persica_NCBIv2, whole genome shotgun sequence genome has a segment encoding these proteins:
- the LOC18770264 gene encoding uncharacterized protein LOC18770264 isoform X1 codes for MRHLLKPLRHNCRRLRWAHHRAQKAAASPSPPPRPPRPPPKPESLTFHDHSWEDPYSWMSKLNDKVAMRHLDMYMEQEEKYTEATMSGTDRLQSKLQSEMASRFASDLSTPPLRWGPWLYYRRVEEGKQFPVLCRRLASLNDEFISHKSPSAGFDFTSGKRIEQKLLDYNREAQRFGGYAYEELSEVSPDHRFIAYTMYDKESDFFKLSVRNLNSGALCSKPQADRVSGLAWAKDGQALLYVVTDQNMRPCRIYCSMIGSTDDDFLILEEPDENVYVNIRHTKDFRFVTVHTFSTASSKVFLINAADPLSGVNLVWECEGISHGILEHHQGYLYLFTDAAKEGQSVDYHYLLRSHLDSSSSPRTWESVFTDDPDWVVEDLDFSHTHLVVTLREGRNFRLCSVTLPLPAGKGPVHLKELHPQFLPLPKYVSQISPGPNYDYHSSKMRFTISSPVMPDAVVDYDLSNGEWNIVQQQNILHERTRVLYGTASSASINEETLNSKTSNPSNEVNSDDDQLWNGLSEFYACEQYNVASYDGVLLPLTVVYSRKNKKEDQNPGLLHVHGTYGELLDKRWRSELKSLLGRGWIIAYADVRGGGGGGKKWHHDGRRTKKINSIKDYISCANFLVDKEIVHENKLAGWGYSAGGLVVASAINQSPHLFKAAILKVPFLDPTNTLLYPILPLTAADYEEFGYPGDIADFHAIRDYSPYDNIQKDVLYPAVMVSSSFNTRFGVWEAAKWVARVRELTIYDQKRPILLNLTTDIVEENRYLQCKESALESAFLIKVMES; via the exons ATGCGCCACCTCTTAAAACCCCTACGCCATAACTGCCGTCGCCTGCGGTGGGCCCACCACAGGGCCCAGAAGGCGGCAGCGAGCCCATCACCGCCGCCGAGACCACCACGGCCGCCTCCGAAGCCCGAGAGCTTAACCTTCCACGACCACTCGTGGGAGGACCCGTACAGCTGGATGTCGAAGCTCAACGACAAGGTGGCGATGCGCCACCTGGACATGTACATGGAGCAAGAGGAGAAGTACACTGAGGCCACCATGTCCGGCACCGATCGCCTCCAGAGCAAGCTCCAGTCCGAGATGGCCTCTCGCTTCGCCTCCGACCTCTCCACTCCTCCCCTTCGCTGGGGCCCGTG GTTGTACTATCGGCGTGTGGAGGAAGGAAAGCAATTCCCGGTGCTCTGTCGCAGACTCGCAAGTTTAAACGACGAGTTCATTTCGCATAAATCGCCTTCTGctggatttgatttcacttCGGGGAAGAGAATTGAGCAGAAGCTCCTTGATTACAATCGAGAAGCCCAAAGATTCGGAG GTTATGCTTACGAAGAGTTATCAGAAGTATCTCCAGATCATCGGTTTATAGCTTACACAATGTATGATAAGGAGAGTGATTTCTTTAAGTTATCTGTTAGGAATTTGAATTCTGGTGCATTGTGTAGTAAGCCTCAAGCAGATCGTGTCTCGGGCTTGGCTTGGGCTAAAGACGGTCAGGCATTGCTTTATGTTGTTACTGATCAAAACATGCGGCCATGTAG GATATATTGTAGCATGATTGGATCGACCGATGATGACTTTTTGATTCTAGAAGAACCGGATGAAAATGTTTATGTTAACATTCGACACACCAAAGATTTCCGGTTTGTGACTGTACATACTTTCTCTACCGCATCTTCCAAG gtttttttgaTAAATGCAGCTGATCCATTGTCCGGGGTGAACTTAGTTTGGGAGTGTGAAGGTATATCTCATGGCATACTTGAGCATCACCAAGGATATCTTTATCTGTTTACGGATGCTGCCAAAGAGGGCCAGTCGGTTGATTACCATTATCTTCTTCGTAGTCATTTAGATTCTTCTTCCAGTCCAAGAACATGGGAG AGTGTATTTACTGATGACCCGGATTGGGTTGTTGAGGATCTTGATTTCAGTCATACACACTTGGTAGTTACTTTAAGGGAAGGGAGAAACTTTAGACTTTGTTCCGTCACTTTACCTTTGCCTGCTGGGAAG GGACCAGTTCATCTAAAGGAGCTTCACCCACAATTCCTGCCTCTTCCAAAATATGTTTCGCAAATTTCACCTGGACCAAATTATGACTACCATTCATCAAAGATGCGCTTTACAATATCATCACCTGTG ATGCCTGATGCTGTGGTTGATTATGACCTGTCAAATGGAGAGTGGAATATCGTTCAACAGCAGAATATTCTTCACGAGAGAACACGGGTTTTGTATGGAACAGCTTCTTCAGCAAGCATCAACGAGGAAAccttaaattcaaaaacttcTAATCCTTCAAATGAAGTCAACTCTGATGATGATCAGTTGTGGAATGGTCTTTCTGAGTTTTATGCTTGTGAACAGTATAATGTCGCCTCTTATGACGGAGTTTTGCTTCCCTTGACTGTTGTATACTCTCGCAAGAACAAGAAAGAGGATCAGAACCCTGGATTGCTTCATGTCCATGGAACTTACGGTGAGCTACTTGACAAACGGTGGCGCAGTGAGTTGAAAAGCCTTCTTGGTCGTGGTTGGATCATTGCATATGCTGATGTTAG AGGCGGAGGAGGTGGAGGTAAGAAGTGGCACCATGATGGAAGACGTACAAAGAAGATTAATTCCATCAAAGATTATATCTCATGTGCGAATTTCCTTGTTGACAAAGAAATTGTGCATGAAAACAAGCTTGCTGGTTGGGGTTATAGTGCTGGAGGACTCGTGGTTGCTTCGGCCATCAATCAATCCCCGCATTTATTTAAGGCTGCAATTTTGAAG GTTCCATTTTTAGATCCAACAAACACTCTTCTCTATCCCATTTTACCGCTTACAGCAGCCGACTATGAAGAGTTTGGATATCCTGGGGACATTGCTGATTTTCACGCTATACGTGACTATTCTCCTTATGACAATATTCAGAAGGATGTTCTTTATCCAGCTGTCATGGTATCCTCATCTTTCAATACACg ATTTGGAGTTTGGGAAGCTGCAAAATGGGTCGCACGGGTTCGTGAGCTTACAATTTATGACCAAAAACGTCCGATACTGCTTAATTTAACAACTGATATAGTGGAGGAAAACCGGTACCTACAGTGCAAGGAGTCGGCTCTGGAGTCTGCATTTCTTATAAAGGTGATGGAATCATAG
- the LOC18770264 gene encoding uncharacterized protein LOC18770264 isoform X2 — MRHLLKPLRHNCRRLRWAHHRAQKAAASPSPPPRPPRPPPKPESLTFHDHSWEDPYSWMSKLNDKVAMRHLDMYMEQEEKYTEATMSGTDRLQSKLQSEMASRFASDLSTPPLRWGPWLYYRRVEEGKQFPVLCRRLASLNDEFISHKSPSAGFDFTSGKRIEQKLLDYNREAQRFGGYAYEELSEVSPDHRFIAYTIKPQADRVSGLAWAKDGQALLYVVTDQNMRPCRIYCSMIGSTDDDFLILEEPDENVYVNIRHTKDFRFVTVHTFSTASSKVFLINAADPLSGVNLVWECEGISHGILEHHQGYLYLFTDAAKEGQSVDYHYLLRSHLDSSSSPRTWESVFTDDPDWVVEDLDFSHTHLVVTLREGRNFRLCSVTLPLPAGKGPVHLKELHPQFLPLPKYVSQISPGPNYDYHSSKMRFTISSPVMPDAVVDYDLSNGEWNIVQQQNILHERTRVLYGTASSASINEETLNSKTSNPSNEVNSDDDQLWNGLSEFYACEQYNVASYDGVLLPLTVVYSRKNKKEDQNPGLLHVHGTYGELLDKRWRSELKSLLGRGWIIAYADVRGGGGGGKKWHHDGRRTKKINSIKDYISCANFLVDKEIVHENKLAGWGYSAGGLVVASAINQSPHLFKAAILKVPFLDPTNTLLYPILPLTAADYEEFGYPGDIADFHAIRDYSPYDNIQKDVLYPAVMVSSSFNTRFGVWEAAKWVARVRELTIYDQKRPILLNLTTDIVEENRYLQCKESALESAFLIKVMES; from the exons ATGCGCCACCTCTTAAAACCCCTACGCCATAACTGCCGTCGCCTGCGGTGGGCCCACCACAGGGCCCAGAAGGCGGCAGCGAGCCCATCACCGCCGCCGAGACCACCACGGCCGCCTCCGAAGCCCGAGAGCTTAACCTTCCACGACCACTCGTGGGAGGACCCGTACAGCTGGATGTCGAAGCTCAACGACAAGGTGGCGATGCGCCACCTGGACATGTACATGGAGCAAGAGGAGAAGTACACTGAGGCCACCATGTCCGGCACCGATCGCCTCCAGAGCAAGCTCCAGTCCGAGATGGCCTCTCGCTTCGCCTCCGACCTCTCCACTCCTCCCCTTCGCTGGGGCCCGTG GTTGTACTATCGGCGTGTGGAGGAAGGAAAGCAATTCCCGGTGCTCTGTCGCAGACTCGCAAGTTTAAACGACGAGTTCATTTCGCATAAATCGCCTTCTGctggatttgatttcacttCGGGGAAGAGAATTGAGCAGAAGCTCCTTGATTACAATCGAGAAGCCCAAAGATTCGGAG GTTATGCTTACGAAGAGTTATCAGAAGTATCTCCAGATCATCGGTTTATAGCTTACACAAT TAAGCCTCAAGCAGATCGTGTCTCGGGCTTGGCTTGGGCTAAAGACGGTCAGGCATTGCTTTATGTTGTTACTGATCAAAACATGCGGCCATGTAG GATATATTGTAGCATGATTGGATCGACCGATGATGACTTTTTGATTCTAGAAGAACCGGATGAAAATGTTTATGTTAACATTCGACACACCAAAGATTTCCGGTTTGTGACTGTACATACTTTCTCTACCGCATCTTCCAAG gtttttttgaTAAATGCAGCTGATCCATTGTCCGGGGTGAACTTAGTTTGGGAGTGTGAAGGTATATCTCATGGCATACTTGAGCATCACCAAGGATATCTTTATCTGTTTACGGATGCTGCCAAAGAGGGCCAGTCGGTTGATTACCATTATCTTCTTCGTAGTCATTTAGATTCTTCTTCCAGTCCAAGAACATGGGAG AGTGTATTTACTGATGACCCGGATTGGGTTGTTGAGGATCTTGATTTCAGTCATACACACTTGGTAGTTACTTTAAGGGAAGGGAGAAACTTTAGACTTTGTTCCGTCACTTTACCTTTGCCTGCTGGGAAG GGACCAGTTCATCTAAAGGAGCTTCACCCACAATTCCTGCCTCTTCCAAAATATGTTTCGCAAATTTCACCTGGACCAAATTATGACTACCATTCATCAAAGATGCGCTTTACAATATCATCACCTGTG ATGCCTGATGCTGTGGTTGATTATGACCTGTCAAATGGAGAGTGGAATATCGTTCAACAGCAGAATATTCTTCACGAGAGAACACGGGTTTTGTATGGAACAGCTTCTTCAGCAAGCATCAACGAGGAAAccttaaattcaaaaacttcTAATCCTTCAAATGAAGTCAACTCTGATGATGATCAGTTGTGGAATGGTCTTTCTGAGTTTTATGCTTGTGAACAGTATAATGTCGCCTCTTATGACGGAGTTTTGCTTCCCTTGACTGTTGTATACTCTCGCAAGAACAAGAAAGAGGATCAGAACCCTGGATTGCTTCATGTCCATGGAACTTACGGTGAGCTACTTGACAAACGGTGGCGCAGTGAGTTGAAAAGCCTTCTTGGTCGTGGTTGGATCATTGCATATGCTGATGTTAG AGGCGGAGGAGGTGGAGGTAAGAAGTGGCACCATGATGGAAGACGTACAAAGAAGATTAATTCCATCAAAGATTATATCTCATGTGCGAATTTCCTTGTTGACAAAGAAATTGTGCATGAAAACAAGCTTGCTGGTTGGGGTTATAGTGCTGGAGGACTCGTGGTTGCTTCGGCCATCAATCAATCCCCGCATTTATTTAAGGCTGCAATTTTGAAG GTTCCATTTTTAGATCCAACAAACACTCTTCTCTATCCCATTTTACCGCTTACAGCAGCCGACTATGAAGAGTTTGGATATCCTGGGGACATTGCTGATTTTCACGCTATACGTGACTATTCTCCTTATGACAATATTCAGAAGGATGTTCTTTATCCAGCTGTCATGGTATCCTCATCTTTCAATACACg ATTTGGAGTTTGGGAAGCTGCAAAATGGGTCGCACGGGTTCGTGAGCTTACAATTTATGACCAAAAACGTCCGATACTGCTTAATTTAACAACTGATATAGTGGAGGAAAACCGGTACCTACAGTGCAAGGAGTCGGCTCTGGAGTCTGCATTTCTTATAAAGGTGATGGAATCATAG